The Chryseobacterium glaciei DNA window CTTCGACACCATCGTAAGACACTATAAAAAAGAGAAATACAGTACGTTAGACGCATTCAAAAACAAAGATTAATATGATTACTATAAATAATTTATCTAAAACATACGGAACTGCGACTGTTCTGAATATCGAAAATATTGAAATCCCAAACGGCGAAACTTTCGGTCTTGTAGGAAATAACGGAGCCGGAAAAACAACGTTATTCAGCTTAATGTTAGATCTGATTCAGGCTACCACAGGTTCTGTAAGCATTGACGGAATTAAAGTAAGCGAATCCGAAGCCTGGAAAAGCAAAGTTTCAGCTTTTGTGGATGATACTTTTTTAATTGGTTATCTGACACCAGAGGAATATTTCTATTTCATCGGTGAACTGAGAGGACAGAATAAAGCTTCTGTAGATGAATTTTTAAAACAGTTTCATGATTTATTTAATGGAGAAATTTTGAATTCAGGAAAATATGTTCGTGATCTGTCAAAAGGAAATCAGAAAAAAGTAGGAATT harbors:
- a CDS encoding ABC transporter ATP-binding protein, with the protein product MITINNLSKTYGTATVLNIENIEIPNGETFGLVGNNGAGKTTLFSLMLDLIQATTGSVSIDGIKVSESEAWKSKVSAFVDDTFLIGYLTPEEYFYFIGELRGQNKASVDEFLKQFHDLFNGEILNSGKYVRDLSKGNQKKVGIVGAIIGNPEIIILDEPFANLDPSTQIKLKNLIKELSKQDGVTFLISSHDLSHTTEVCNRIVVVNKGQLVKDIQTNPETLKELEQYFADQVSTPTEAI